A part of Myxococcales bacterium genomic DNA contains:
- the gatC gene encoding Asp-tRNA(Asn)/Glu-tRNA(Gln) amidotransferase subunit GatC: protein MSLNENELLKVARLARLSLTKDEIELFGKELGRIVEFVAQLSEIDCEGVEPMSHTTDQTLFLREDEVGSTLGVKCVSSSAGYADGLIKVPKIID, encoded by the coding sequence ATGAGTTTGAATGAAAATGAGTTGCTCAAAGTAGCGCGTCTAGCTCGCTTATCTTTAACCAAAGACGAGATTGAGCTTTTTGGCAAAGAGTTAGGGCGCATCGTTGAATTTGTAGCACAGCTGAGTGAAATCGATTGTGAAGGTGTTGAGCCCATGTCTCATACGACTGATCAAACTTTATTTTTGAGAGAGGATGAAGTTGGCTCAACTCTAGGGGTTAAATGTGTATCCTCTTCAGCCGGCTACGCTGATGGCTTGATTAAAGTTCCAAAGATTATCGATTAA